In Granulicella mallensis MP5ACTX8, the sequence CGATTGGGCTGGCAATAATATCGTCGGCGAGCTGAAGCCTTCCGCTGCCCTGGGTGTAAGGCTTTTTGCCTGCTGGCCCGAGGACGGTGAGAAAGGCTCTCGGAACAACGTCGCCCTGGGCGTGGGGGTTACCACGCAGATCGAGCGCGATGTCTACTAGCTTGGGTTTATCGGCCATGCCATGGACGAAGGGATACATCTCCGGAACGTCCTTGGGGGCACCACGGCGGCCACCACCACCGTCGCCTTGCAGCGAGGTGAGATAGGCCTGTTCAACCGGACCGAGGCGACGGGTGAGTTCCCAGCCACGGAAGCTGAAGAGCGCTGGATCGCCGCGGCCTTCCTCTCCTTCGCCCGAGCTGAGGCTACGGACGAAGAGGTCGGTGTAGAGGTTGGCTTCCTCAGGGGGAAGGACCTTGAGCTCCAGCGTGCAGCCTGGGCAGAACTCATCGTAGGTATCGAACTGGTTCGGCTTGACGTCTTTCTCGCGACGAGTAGGAACGCCAGCCTTCGCCTTGATCTTGTCGTTCTCGTCCTCAATGGCTTTGTTCTTGAACTCGAGATCGAGAATCCGCTGCTGGAAGGAGCTGGCGAGGAACTTAGCTTGGTCCTCCGAGCCTCCCTCCGCGATCATGAGCTGCCAATCCTTGAGATAGGGATAGTACAGAGGCTTCTTGGCGAGGAACTTCACCCAGCGATCCAGTAGTTCGGGATCGAGACGAGCCTGATCGGCAGCGTCTTCGGACTTCATCTTGGGCTTACCCGCGACTCGCCAGGCCGCAACCATGTAGGCAGAGCTCTGCGCGGCATAGGCCTTGGAAAGCTGCTCTCCGGCAGTCTTGGTGTACTCCTGCGCGGCATCGTCCTTGCTGTTGGCTTGCTTGAACTTCTCGCGCCAGAAGTTGACTTCGGAGTCGGGAACGAAGTTGTACTCCTTATAGGTGGAGTTCGCGAAGACTCCACCGAGTGCATAGTAGTCCTTGGCCAGGATGGGGTCGTACTTGTGATCGTGGCAACGAGCGCAGGCCACGGTCATTCCGAGGAAGCCGCGAGTGACGGCATCGATGCGCTCATTGCGTTCGTCTGCGCGGCCTTGAATCGGCTCTGCCTGATCCCAGATCCAGGGTGCACCGCCGAGGAAGCCCGTCCCCTTGAGATCTTCGGCTGTGGGATGGTTGGACATGAGGTCGCCGGCGAGCTGCCGTTTTACGAACTGGTCGTAGGGCATGTCTTGGTTGATGGACTTGATGACCCAGTCGCGATAGACCCAGGCTCCATCGAGCGGCATGTAGCCACGGCCACGCGGATCGAGGCCACGGATATCATCGTCGCCGTAGCGTGCGACATCGAGCCAGTGACGGCCCCAGCGCTCCCCGTAGTGAGGTGAGGCCAGAAGGCGATCAACGACTTTCGCGAATGCATCGGGGGAGCTGTCTTTCTCGAAAGCTTCAATCTCTTCAGGTGTCGGTGGCAGGCCGATGAGGTCAAGCGTGGCGCGACGGAGGAGGGTGCGCTTGTCGGCCATAGGCGCAGGCTTGAGGCCCTTCTCTTCAAGCTTCGCGAGAACAAAGTGATCGATGTCGGTCTTGGCCCAAGCCTTGAGCTGTGCGTCCTTGATCTCGGGAACCGTCGGCTCCTGCAGGGGAACGAAGGACCAGAACTTACGCATGTCGTCGGTGATCTGCTTGCCCGCAGGACGAACTGCGGCGGTGCTCTGGGGCCAGGGAGCGCCCATGCGAATCCAGTCGGAGAGAACCTGTACTTCCTCGGCGGTCAGCTTGGTGCCCTTGGGAGGCATCTTGAGCTCGCCTGTCTGGTGAACGGCCTGAACGAGAAGGCTCTTTTCGGGGTCGCCGGAGACGATGGCAGGGCCCGTGTCGCCACCCTTGAGAATCGACTCGCGGGAGGTAAGACTGAGGCCACCCGCAGCGCGATCCTGATGGCAGGAGCCGCAGGAGTTGGCCAGGATGGGACGAACCTTAGTCTCGAAGAAGTCGTCGCCGGGCGTGCCTTTTGCCTGGGCTGAGGTCAGCAGGGCTACGACGGGCTTGGAGGGCTCGGCGCTATCCCAGGAGCCGCCACGGCGAACCCATTCGACGAGGTCGGCAATGTCTCCGTCGGCGAGCTTGTCGCCCTTGGGGGGCATTTTGAGATCGCCGGTCTGGCGGACGGCTTTGATGAGGAGGCTCTTCTCGGGGTCGCCGGGAACCATGGCAGGGCCGGAGTCGCCACCCTTGAGTACGCCGTCGAGAGAGTCCAGGCGCAGACCGCCGGCCATCTCCGTGGTGTGGCACTGGTAGCAACGCTGAGCGAGAACAGGGCGAACCTTCTGCGTGAAGTATTGAGTATTATCCTCGGCTGAGGGCGTGGCGGCGGCATGGGCGCTCGCTTGTCCGTGAACGGTGGTATTGCTGGCAGCCAGGAAGCTGATCGTGACGAAGCTGCAAGCCCCGAGGATGCGGATCAAAGTTTGAGTGGGGATACGAAGGTTCTTCACAGCGTCTCTCCATCTGAGGGGAAGGCGTTAGGTGATTCGTAAGGATCGTTGGCGGCGTTGAGGTCGGCAGAAGGGGCGTGATGATCTCCGCGAGAGAACCGCTCGACGTGCTCGACGAGATCGAGGAATTGCTGGCCGTTGTTGCGCAGGCTCATGCCGGAGGCGGGAAGCTTCATGTCGAGAGCAACGCGCGAACCGCAGTGGTCTTCGCGGCTCTGGCGAGCGAGGACGATCACGCGGGTTCCGAGGATGAGAGCTTCAGCCGTGTTGTGGGTAACGAAGACAACCGTGGGTTTGGTCTCTGCCCATACGGTGCGCAGCAGGCGTTGCAGGTTGGAGCGAGTCGCGGGATCGAGCGCGCTAAAAGCCTCGTCCATCAGCAAGACGCGAGACTTCATCATGAGTGCCTGCGCGATCGCTACGCGCTGCTGCATGCCGCCGGAGAGCTGATGCGGATACTTCGCGGCGTCCGATGCCTGAAGTCCCATGTGGCTAAGCTGACGAAGCGCCTCTTCGCGGACCTGACGACGGAAGGCGCGGAAGCTGGGGAGCAGGCGACCGAGGATGTGGTATTTCGAGGTCTCCGGTCCCATCGCGAGGTTCTCGAGAACGGTGCGGTCGGGGAAGAGGGAGTACTTCTGCGGAACGTAGCTGGAGCGGGCATCGACCCGCTGCACGAGACTGCCTGCAACGGAGATACGACCGGAGGTGGGACGATCCTGGCCGAGGATCAGGCGGAGCAGCGTGCTCTTTCCGCAGCCGGTCTCGCCGAGCAGAACGACGAACTCGCCTTCTTCGATATCGAGCGAGATGTTCTCCAGAACGGTGCGGCATCCCTTACGTCCGGTGGGGAAGGAGACGGAGACATCGTCAATATGAATAGCGGTGGCCGTGCGGGCAGGCGCAGCCGTCATGGTGTCGAGAGATTTCGTCTCTCGCGCGCCGTTTACGGGAGGTGTCATTTCGAGCGTGCTCAAGCCTGAAACCATGGATGCAGCCTCCTGTTGATCACGCGCAAAGAAAAGTCGATGAGGAAGAGAAGGAAGGCAACCCAGAGGACATACGGAAGAATGATGTCCATGCCCATGTGGCGGCGCATGATGGCAATGCGGTAGGCCAGGCCGTCGGAGGCGGCGATCATCTCTCCGGCGAAGAGGAAGAGCATCATGGGTTTGAGGTTGAGGCGAAGACTGTTGATGACCTGCGGCAGGATCTGCCGAAAGACGACGCGGTAGGCGACGTCGAAGTTGTTGGCGTCCAGCGTGAAGGCCTTGACGATCTGCTCCTGGGGAACGGCCTTCACCATCTGGGTTACATCGAGGATCATGGTGGGCGCGACGCCTATGACGACAAGGGCGATCTTGGACCACTCGTCAATGCCGAAGACGATGAAGAGGATGGGTAGAAGCGAAAGAGCGACGATCTTATCGAAGAAGAGGACGAAGCGCAGGAACCCGGCACCGAACCAGGGGAAGAGTCCGATGTGAAGGGCGAGGATCACGGCAGGAATCAGAAGGAAGAGGCTGATGAAGAAGCGACGGCCGCTCGACACGGTGTCCTTCCAGATCATGGAGTGGTGAACCCGCTCCCACGTGGAGGCATTGTCGGCGGGGATGTAGTCATCCTCCTCCGCGGGTTCAAGGACAGCGGAACGAATGCCGGCGAGAAGCTGGTGTCCGCTGGGGACGATGCGGTCTTCAGGGTTCTCACGGTGCCGGCTGATCGAGGTCTGCATGTAGAGGCCGATGCACACGACGAAGATGAGGCAGGAGAACGCCTGCATCAGCAGCCGGTTAGGCCGCGCCTGGATGTCGAATGGGGAAAGGTTCGCCATAAACGCTAGAGCTTTCCTTGTTGTGCAGCCTGCATGTAGGCCGCGTTGAAGCGGAAGCGGACGCGATCTTTCTTGCCCTGAATCGCGCCATTCGGATAGGCAATAGCTACGTCATCGACGGACTTGATGCCCTGGCCAAGCAGGCCGTGCGTAAAGCAGAACTGGCGAACCAGGTCCATCTTCTTCTGAAGGTCGGGGCTGGTGGTAAAGTCCACGGCGGATTTAGGTGTAGCGAAGAGGGCCGTGGTCTTGAGCTGCTCTTTGTAGGAGTCGGTGGAGTCTCCGGAGGCCGCAGCGGAGTACTTGATGGCAGCAGCTTGTCCTGAAGCGACCTGCTGAATCGTCTCGTACCAGGCGCCGGTGATGGCCTTGGCGAATTTCTGACCGTTGGGGGTGTTGAGCAGTTCGGTGCGGACGACGAGAAGATCCATGATCTCGCCGGGGATCTTCGAGGAGTCGAAGATAGACTGGACACTTTTATCGCCGACGATCTGGCTGACAAGAGGCTTCCAGGTAACTACGGCCTGATTGGACTTGTTATTCAGGAAGGCTGCGACGATGTCGGAGTCCGAGGTGTTGATGAGGTGAAGCTTGGAGAGCTGTGCCTGCTGACCGTTGAGCACCATGCCACGCTCCAGCAGGTATTCGGATACGGTCTTCTGAACCAGCATGATGGGCTTGCGGGGAAGCGTGCTGAAATTGAGGCCATTGCGTACCAGTACGGCGTCGTTGCCGTTGCTGTAGTCGCCGACGATGATCGCTGTGGAGTCGACACCGGCGGCGGCCGGCATGTCGAGTGCCTCCATGTTGGTCATAGTGCAGGCATCGATGTTCTTGGCTACGAAAGAATCGAGTGAGGCCGCATAGTCAAAGCGCTGAACCTTGATGGTGATGCCGTACTTGTCGGCCCACTTCTTCAAAATGCCCGACTTCTGCATGTAGAAATAGGGGTTCCAACCGGCATAGACGGACCAGCCAACGGTAAAGGTCGGTGTGTCGGCCTGTGCGGCAGCAGGAGCAAGGATTCCCAGAAGCAGGAACATCGCACAGGTCAGAGAGAATAAGCGCGGCTTGGTCACTTTTATCAACACCTCGGCGTTTCGAACGGTCGTACCGTTGCAACGTGTTCTGAGAATTAAGAGTTAGTTAGCTTTCCCTGAGAGCGCCGATCAAGCTGTTGCCTGAAGCGGCATCTGTAGTTAACGCCGCAAACATGAGCCAAGTTTAGACCGGATAATC encodes:
- a CDS encoding DUF1549 domain-containing protein, producing MKNLRIPTQTLIRILGACSFVTISFLAASNTTVHGQASAHAAATPSAEDNTQYFTQKVRPVLAQRCYQCHTTEMAGGLRLDSLDGVLKGGDSGPAMVPGDPEKSLLIKAVRQTGDLKMPPKGDKLADGDIADLVEWVRRGGSWDSAEPSKPVVALLTSAQAKGTPGDDFFETKVRPILANSCGSCHQDRAAGGLSLTSRESILKGGDTGPAIVSGDPEKSLLVQAVHQTGELKMPPKGTKLTAEEVQVLSDWIRMGAPWPQSTAAVRPAGKQITDDMRKFWSFVPLQEPTVPEIKDAQLKAWAKTDIDHFVLAKLEEKGLKPAPMADKRTLLRRATLDLIGLPPTPEEIEAFEKDSSPDAFAKVVDRLLASPHYGERWGRHWLDVARYGDDDIRGLDPRGRGYMPLDGAWVYRDWVIKSINQDMPYDQFVKRQLAGDLMSNHPTAEDLKGTGFLGGAPWIWDQAEPIQGRADERNERIDAVTRGFLGMTVACARCHDHKYDPILAKDYYALGGVFANSTYKEYNFVPDSEVNFWREKFKQANSKDDAAQEYTKTAGEQLSKAYAAQSSAYMVAAWRVAGKPKMKSEDAADQARLDPELLDRWVKFLAKKPLYYPYLKDWQLMIAEGGSEDQAKFLASSFQQRILDLEFKNKAIEDENDKIKAKAGVPTRREKDVKPNQFDTYDEFCPGCTLELKVLPPEEANLYTDLFVRSLSSGEGEEGRGDPALFSFRGWELTRRLGPVEQAYLTSLQGDGGGGRRGAPKDVPEMYPFVHGMADKPKLVDIALDLRGNPHAQGDVVPRAFLTVLGPAGKKPYTQGSGRLQLADDIIASPIASRVFVNRVWKWHFGTGIVNTPDNFGVIGDPPSDPALLEYLATQFQKNGMSLKKLQRMIMLSAVYQQSSKETPDEHVKDPLNRFYSHFSLQRLDAEQLRDSILFVAGDLDTKETGGPATALGIDNDKRTVYAKVSRFRIDPFLQAFDFPNPTFTAEQRFSTNVPVQRLYFMNDPFVYKQAEVLSNRVYPKGNDAARITETYRLLFGRAPTPAELQAGIEFLKTTPDKPGYMVNQEPISAWKEYCRVLFSSNEFEFLN
- a CDS encoding ABC transporter ATP-binding protein, whose translation is MVSGLSTLEMTPPVNGARETKSLDTMTAAPARTATAIHIDDVSVSFPTGRKGCRTVLENISLDIEEGEFVVLLGETGCGKSTLLRLILGQDRPTSGRISVAGSLVQRVDARSSYVPQKYSLFPDRTVLENLAMGPETSKYHILGRLLPSFRAFRRQVREEALRQLSHMGLQASDAAKYPHQLSGGMQQRVAIAQALMMKSRVLLMDEAFSALDPATRSNLQRLLRTVWAETKPTVVFVTHNTAEALILGTRVIVLARQSREDHCGSRVALDMKLPASGMSLRNNGQQFLDLVEHVERFSRGDHHAPSADLNAANDPYESPNAFPSDGETL
- a CDS encoding ABC transporter permease translates to MANLSPFDIQARPNRLLMQAFSCLIFVVCIGLYMQTSISRHRENPEDRIVPSGHQLLAGIRSAVLEPAEEDDYIPADNASTWERVHHSMIWKDTVSSGRRFFISLFLLIPAVILALHIGLFPWFGAGFLRFVLFFDKIVALSLLPILFIVFGIDEWSKIALVVIGVAPTMILDVTQMVKAVPQEQIVKAFTLDANNFDVAYRVVFRQILPQVINSLRLNLKPMMLFLFAGEMIAASDGLAYRIAIMRRHMGMDIILPYVLWVAFLLFLIDFSLRVINRRLHPWFQA
- a CDS encoding putative urea ABC transporter substrate-binding protein, producing MTKPRLFSLTCAMFLLLGILAPAAAQADTPTFTVGWSVYAGWNPYFYMQKSGILKKWADKYGITIKVQRFDYAASLDSFVAKNIDACTMTNMEALDMPAAAGVDSTAIIVGDYSNGNDAVLVRNGLNFSTLPRKPIMLVQKTVSEYLLERGMVLNGQQAQLSKLHLINTSDSDIVAAFLNNKSNQAVVTWKPLVSQIVGDKSVQSIFDSSKIPGEIMDLLVVRTELLNTPNGQKFAKAITGAWYETIQQVASGQAAAIKYSAAASGDSTDSYKEQLKTTALFATPKSAVDFTTSPDLQKKMDLVRQFCFTHGLLGQGIKSVDDVAIAYPNGAIQGKKDRVRFRFNAAYMQAAQQGKL